In the Streptomyces sp. 840.1 genome, one interval contains:
- a CDS encoding YqjF family protein: MKKLSPITPDAPARIRVPLLTQQWLDLCFVHWAVEPEAVAGLLPAGTVPDTYRGVTYVGLVAFRMHRVGWLVLPGVPYLGSFPETNVRLYSVDADGRRGVVFLSMDAARLIPAVMGRIGFRLPYRWSRMGLRVAGDTVTYTSSRRLPGPRGAYSRLTVRVGERIAEPTELEHFLTARWGMHNAFFGGVAHLPNHHPRWPLHRAELTVCQENLIEAAGLPAPRDAPVSVLYSPGVPVRLGRPARPAGIPTP; encoded by the coding sequence GTGAAGAAGCTCTCCCCCATCACTCCGGACGCGCCTGCCCGCATTCGCGTCCCGCTGTTGACGCAGCAGTGGCTCGACCTCTGCTTCGTCCACTGGGCCGTCGAGCCGGAAGCGGTGGCGGGGCTGCTTCCGGCCGGGACCGTGCCCGACACGTACCGGGGAGTCACCTACGTCGGCCTCGTCGCGTTCCGGATGCATCGGGTCGGGTGGCTCGTGCTGCCCGGCGTGCCGTATCTCGGTTCGTTCCCCGAGACCAACGTGCGGCTGTACTCGGTCGACGCGGACGGGCGGCGCGGAGTCGTCTTCCTGTCGATGGACGCCGCCCGGCTGATCCCGGCGGTCATGGGGCGGATCGGCTTCCGGCTGCCGTACCGGTGGTCCCGCATGGGCCTGCGCGTCGCCGGCGACACCGTCACCTACACCAGCTCGCGCCGGCTGCCCGGCCCTCGCGGGGCGTACAGCCGGCTCACGGTGCGGGTCGGGGAGCGCATCGCGGAGCCCACGGAGCTGGAGCACTTCCTCACGGCACGCTGGGGCATGCACAACGCCTTCTTCGGCGGCGTGGCCCACCTGCCCAACCATCACCCCCGGTGGCCGCTGCACCGCGCCGAGCTGACCGTCTGCCAGGAGAACCTCATCGAAGCGGCCGGTCTGCCCGCGCCGCGCGACGCCCCGGTCAGCGTCCTGTACTCCCCCGGCGTGCCGGTCCGCCTCGGCCGCCCTGCCCGGCCGGCGGGAATCCCGACACCGTGA
- a CDS encoding dienelactone hydrolase family protein → MPTKTLLIPTADGRADALAAFPDSDERHPGVLLYPDAFGVRPVLEEMALELAGHGYYVLVPNIFYRHGPAPVIELPEHIGAEARPAIFAQVMPLIEAHTSERALRDADAYLEFLTGRPEVSAGPVAAVGYCMGGTLAMRTAAAHPDRVAAVAGFHPGALVTGAPDSPHHRFAEVTAQVHLGLAEGDMTPETFSELKQALDAAGVSHTSEIYPGTTHGFTMSDTDAFSASGLRRHWDRLLPLLSEALTGG, encoded by the coding sequence TTGCCTACCAAGACGCTGTTGATCCCGACCGCCGACGGCCGGGCCGACGCCCTCGCCGCCTTTCCCGACAGCGACGAGCGGCACCCGGGTGTGCTGCTCTACCCGGACGCCTTCGGCGTGCGGCCGGTACTGGAGGAGATGGCCCTCGAACTGGCCGGGCACGGGTACTACGTGCTCGTGCCCAACATCTTCTACCGGCACGGCCCGGCGCCGGTGATCGAACTGCCCGAGCACATCGGTGCCGAGGCCCGGCCCGCGATCTTCGCCCAGGTGATGCCCCTGATCGAGGCGCACACGAGCGAGCGCGCCCTGCGCGACGCCGACGCCTACCTGGAGTTCCTCACCGGCCGGCCCGAGGTCAGCGCCGGACCGGTGGCCGCGGTCGGCTACTGCATGGGCGGTACGCTCGCGATGCGCACGGCGGCCGCCCACCCCGACCGGGTGGCCGCGGTCGCCGGATTCCACCCCGGCGCCCTGGTCACGGGCGCGCCCGACAGCCCGCACCACCGCTTCGCCGAAGTAACCGCCCAGGTCCACCTCGGCCTCGCCGAAGGCGACATGACGCCCGAGACCTTCAGCGAGCTCAAGCAGGCGCTGGACGCCGCAGGTGTCAGCCACACCAGCGAGATCTACCCCGGCACCACTCACGGCTTCACCATGTCCGACACCGACGCCTTCAGCGCCTCCGGGCTGCGCCGCCACTGGGACCGTCTGCTGCCCCTGCTCAGCGAAGCCCTCACCGGCGGCTGA
- a CDS encoding MSMEG_1061 family FMN-dependent PPOX-type flavoprotein produces MTTSPADSAFDSLRLDAVQDRDALRRAYALPSEAAVRKQMSELTDKARQLIGCASLVLIASADADGNCDVSPRGGPAGFVTVLDQRTVAIPDATGNKRLDTLQNVIATGRAGLLFVIPGRTTTLRVNGRAVVSTRPELLSRLTAVGKPPASALVLGIDEVYPHCPKSLLRSAAWKPEQWLPADAQPDSAEVTLAQLRMPELTIADIEQAEADSLKYRYE; encoded by the coding sequence ATGACGACATCCCCTGCCGATAGCGCCTTCGACTCGCTCCGTCTCGACGCGGTGCAGGACCGGGACGCGCTGCGCCGGGCGTACGCACTCCCCAGCGAGGCGGCCGTACGCAAGCAGATGAGCGAACTCACCGACAAAGCGCGTCAGTTGATCGGATGCGCGTCGCTGGTCCTCATCGCCAGCGCGGACGCCGACGGCAACTGCGATGTTTCGCCGCGCGGCGGACCCGCCGGATTCGTCACCGTCCTGGACCAGCGGACGGTGGCCATCCCGGACGCGACCGGAAACAAGCGGCTGGACACCCTGCAGAACGTCATCGCCACCGGGCGGGCCGGCCTGCTGTTCGTCATCCCCGGGCGGACGACCACCCTGCGGGTGAACGGCCGGGCCGTCGTCTCCACCCGCCCGGAACTGCTGTCACGGCTGACCGCCGTGGGAAAGCCGCCGGCCAGCGCGCTGGTGCTGGGGATCGACGAGGTCTACCCGCACTGCCCCAAATCGCTTCTGCGCAGCGCGGCGTGGAAGCCGGAGCAGTGGCTGCCGGCGGACGCTCAGCCGGACTCGGCAGAGGTGACGCTGGCCCAACTGCGGATGCCGGAGCTCACGATCGCCGACATCGAGCAGGCGGAGGCGGACTCGCTGAAGTACCGGTACGAGTGA
- a CDS encoding SAM-dependent methyltransferase has translation MNENTLSAPHPTSAHPARVYNVWLGGKDHYLVDQEAAELAAEANPTIVPSVRANRAFLGRAVRHLTSAGVRQFLDIGTGIPAAANTHEVAQQAAPESRVVYVDNDPIVLTHARALLVSGPEGQTDYVQADVRDVDTILEAAARNLDLDQPVGLMLVAILQYLKDTEDPWDITRRLLDRLAPGSHLVLSHPAADVTAPEVAESMRIYNERAASHASATPRTHAEVRRFCEGLEILEPGLVTLTRWRPGPADTPDDTLPMWCAVARKA, from the coding sequence ATGAACGAGAACACGCTTTCCGCACCGCATCCCACGAGCGCGCATCCCGCCCGCGTGTACAACGTCTGGCTGGGTGGCAAGGACCATTACCTGGTGGACCAGGAGGCCGCGGAGCTCGCCGCCGAGGCCAACCCGACGATCGTGCCGTCGGTCCGGGCCAACCGTGCCTTCCTCGGCCGCGCCGTACGTCACCTCACGAGTGCCGGGGTCCGGCAGTTCCTCGACATCGGCACGGGGATTCCCGCCGCCGCCAACACTCATGAGGTCGCGCAGCAGGCCGCTCCCGAATCGCGTGTCGTCTACGTCGACAACGACCCGATCGTGCTCACCCACGCGCGGGCACTCCTGGTCAGCGGCCCCGAGGGGCAGACCGACTACGTACAGGCCGATGTGCGCGACGTGGACACGATCCTCGAAGCGGCGGCCCGGAACCTGGACCTCGACCAGCCGGTCGGCCTCATGCTCGTGGCGATCCTTCAGTACCTCAAGGACACCGAGGACCCCTGGGACATCACCCGTCGGCTGCTGGACCGCCTTGCCCCGGGCAGCCACCTCGTCCTGTCGCACCCGGCCGCCGACGTCACAGCGCCCGAGGTCGCCGAGTCCATGCGGATCTACAACGAGCGCGCCGCCAGCCACGCATCGGCCACCCCGCGCACGCACGCGGAGGTGCGGCGCTTCTGCGAGGGCCTGGAGATCCTGGAACCGGGGCTCGTCACTCTGACCCGTTGGCGTCCGGGTCCGGCCGACACCCCGGACGACACCCTGCCCATGTGGTGCGCCGTGGCCCGCAAGGCGTA
- a CDS encoding IclR family transcriptional regulator: MSTLANARDVLRLMARLRRDVTVTDVAGELGLPKSSVSRTLSMMAEYGFLERDPLTRAYRPGELIMEASYHFRASRGTVSLLEEEAARLVADTGYTGYVDVLDGSESLVLHMRVSAIGSLHAYTPAGTRAPAYASSMGRALLARLEDAQVTRLVDDRLEHSVGQAPKTRAELLAQLARVRADGWEFSLGEYVPGVAGVSGAVLDRDTGQIFGIGIALPAQELREGMPERFGRAVRDAALRVGKRIGDPYWLGFTAADG, translated from the coding sequence GTGAGCACACTCGCCAACGCCCGGGACGTCCTGCGTCTCATGGCCCGCCTGCGGCGCGATGTCACCGTCACCGACGTGGCCGGTGAACTCGGGCTTCCCAAGAGTTCGGTGTCGCGGACGCTGAGCATGATGGCCGAGTACGGCTTCCTGGAGCGCGACCCGCTCACCCGCGCCTACCGCCCCGGCGAACTGATCATGGAGGCGTCGTACCACTTCCGCGCCTCGCGCGGCACGGTCTCGCTGCTGGAGGAGGAGGCCGCCCGGCTGGTGGCCGACACCGGGTACACCGGCTACGTGGACGTCCTGGACGGCAGCGAGTCGCTCGTACTGCACATGCGCGTCAGCGCCATCGGCTCCCTCCACGCCTACACCCCGGCGGGCACCCGGGCGCCCGCGTACGCCAGTTCGATGGGCCGGGCCCTGCTGGCCCGCCTGGAGGACGCCCAGGTCACCCGGCTCGTCGACGACCGCCTCGAACACAGCGTGGGGCAGGCGCCGAAGACCCGGGCGGAGCTGCTCGCGCAGCTGGCCAGGGTCCGGGCCGACGGGTGGGAGTTCTCACTGGGCGAGTACGTCCCGGGCGTGGCCGGCGTCTCGGGCGCCGTCCTGGACCGTGACACGGGCCAGATCTTCGGGATCGGCATCGCGCTCCCCGCCCAGGAGCTGCGCGAGGGCATGCCGGAGCGCTTCGGCCGGGCGGTGCGGGACGCGGCACTGCGCGTCGGCAAGCGGATCGGTGATCCGTACTGGCTGGGGTTCACCGCGGCCGACGGCTGA
- a CDS encoding bifunctional 2-polyprenyl-6-hydroxyphenol methylase/3-demethylubiquinol 3-O-methyltransferase UbiG: MTTPQPRLLKALERFHAARPWDHNAHYHRWIMRQVPKRFGAALDIGSGSGDLARLLATRAESVRGLDADATIVARARELTAPAAPVAFTVGDALTDIPSGSYDVITCVAAIHHLPFTEALEEFRRHLAPGGTLVVVGLAAARSTGDRLLGVAAVALNVVMAWIKNRGRRAARPESMTAPTRPATMSFACIVGEAGRVLPGARLRRRVFWRYTLVWHRN, from the coding sequence ATGACGACACCGCAGCCCCGTCTCCTCAAGGCACTGGAACGGTTCCACGCCGCCCGCCCGTGGGACCACAACGCCCACTACCACCGGTGGATCATGCGGCAGGTCCCGAAGCGCTTCGGCGCGGCCCTCGACATCGGATCGGGCAGCGGGGACCTGGCCCGGCTGCTGGCAACGCGCGCCGAATCCGTGCGGGGTCTGGACGCTGACGCCACGATCGTCGCTCGGGCACGTGAACTCACCGCGCCCGCCGCGCCCGTGGCGTTCACCGTCGGAGACGCGCTCACTGACATACCGTCCGGTTCCTACGACGTGATCACGTGCGTCGCCGCCATCCACCATCTGCCGTTCACCGAGGCACTCGAGGAGTTCCGGCGGCATCTGGCACCGGGCGGGACGCTGGTTGTCGTGGGGCTCGCCGCGGCGCGGTCGACCGGCGACCGGCTGCTCGGCGTGGCGGCCGTCGCGCTGAACGTCGTCATGGCCTGGATCAAGAACCGGGGGCGCAGGGCGGCACGGCCGGAATCGATGACCGCGCCGACCCGCCCCGCGACGATGAGCTTCGCCTGCATCGTCGGTGAGGCCGGGCGGGTGCTGCCCGGTGCGCGGCTGCGCCGCAGAGTCTTCTGGCGGTACACCTTGGTCTGGCACCGGAACTGA
- a CDS encoding DUF917 family protein translates to MKRQLTQEDIRAAVYGGAVLGGGGGGFVGRGLRTAELALQVGAPELWTADEFAPEDLTATVALVGAPAAADPLVLPTHLLRALELLRRDLPRPLAAIHTNENGAETTINGWFHSAMTGLPVIDLACNGRAHPSSVMGAMGLHQEDGYRSVQGYAGGRPHTYVEGAVAGGLEATSSVVRRASVEAGGWVGVARNAIEVGYATAHGAPGAIGFAIGLGHRFLAEGPAGAALHLGGELVATGTVREYRCEQREGLDVGVAVLDDAEGTTLHFVNEYMTLELGGERRAAFPDLITTFDADGAPLASADVAVGSRLSVLYAPAENLLLSSTMHMPEVYTPVEELLGFSFAPGARTPAHA, encoded by the coding sequence GTGAAGCGACAGCTGACCCAGGAAGACATCCGCGCGGCCGTGTACGGCGGCGCCGTGCTCGGCGGGGGCGGCGGCGGATTCGTCGGGCGCGGGCTGCGCACCGCTGAACTCGCCCTCCAGGTGGGTGCGCCGGAGCTGTGGACCGCCGACGAGTTCGCGCCCGAGGACCTCACCGCCACCGTCGCCCTGGTGGGTGCGCCCGCCGCGGCCGACCCGCTGGTGCTGCCCACGCATCTGCTGCGCGCCCTGGAGCTGCTGCGCCGCGACCTGCCGCGCCCGCTCGCCGCGATCCACACGAACGAGAACGGCGCCGAGACCACCATCAACGGCTGGTTCCACTCCGCGATGACCGGCCTGCCCGTCATCGACCTGGCCTGCAACGGGCGCGCCCACCCCTCCAGCGTGATGGGCGCGATGGGACTTCACCAGGAGGACGGATACCGCTCCGTGCAGGGCTACGCGGGCGGCAGGCCGCACACGTACGTCGAGGGCGCCGTCGCCGGCGGCCTGGAGGCCACCTCGTCCGTGGTCCGGCGCGCGTCGGTGGAGGCCGGCGGCTGGGTGGGCGTCGCCCGGAACGCGATCGAGGTCGGTTACGCCACGGCGCACGGCGCGCCAGGCGCGATCGGCTTCGCCATCGGGCTCGGCCACCGCTTCCTGGCCGAGGGCCCGGCCGGCGCGGCGCTCCACCTGGGCGGCGAGCTCGTCGCCACCGGCACGGTCCGCGAGTACCGCTGCGAACAGCGCGAGGGCCTGGACGTCGGCGTCGCCGTGCTGGACGACGCCGAGGGCACCACCCTGCACTTCGTCAACGAGTACATGACGCTGGAACTCGGCGGCGAGCGCAGGGCCGCGTTCCCGGACCTGATCACGACGTTCGACGCCGACGGCGCGCCGCTGGCCTCCGCCGACGTCGCGGTCGGCAGCCGGCTCAGTGTGCTGTACGCGCCGGCCGAGAACCTGCTCCTCTCGTCGACGATGCACATGCCCGAGGTCTACACCCCGGTCGAGGAACTGCTTGGCTTCTCCTTCGCGCCGGGGGCCAGGACCCCGGCCCATGCCTGA
- a CDS encoding carbohydrate kinase, which yields MPDSNDLLVIGECVADIVRLPGAAEQVHPGGSPANVAYGLARLGHGVTLLTQLGPDAYGRQIRAHLAGAGVEVRTDGATAPTPCAAVSLDGAGRAAYTFEITWALGAVALERPPRHVHTGSVAAVMEPGATGVVAAVDSLRAAATVSYDPNVRPELMGDHEAAVRRVESCVALSDVVKASDEDLEWLYPGQAPERVAERWLATGPALVLVTRGGDGALAVLPDGRVPVGAPPVDIVDTVGAGDAFMSGTLHALDAHGLLGADGRERLRSVDRATVTDVLRHAAASAAVTVARAGANPPDAAELASALGGTGR from the coding sequence ATGCCCGACAGCAACGACCTGCTGGTCATCGGCGAATGCGTCGCCGACATCGTCCGACTGCCGGGCGCGGCGGAACAGGTGCACCCGGGAGGCAGCCCGGCCAACGTCGCCTACGGCCTGGCCAGGCTCGGACACGGCGTCACCCTGCTCACCCAGCTCGGCCCGGACGCCTACGGGCGGCAGATCCGCGCCCATCTCGCCGGGGCCGGGGTCGAGGTCCGCACGGACGGGGCCACGGCACCGACCCCGTGCGCAGCCGTCAGCCTGGACGGCGCGGGGCGGGCCGCCTACACCTTCGAGATCACCTGGGCGCTCGGCGCGGTCGCCCTGGAGCGGCCGCCCCGGCACGTCCACACCGGCTCGGTCGCGGCCGTGATGGAGCCGGGCGCGACCGGTGTCGTCGCCGCCGTCGACTCGCTGCGCGCCGCGGCGACCGTCAGCTACGACCCCAACGTGCGCCCGGAGCTGATGGGGGACCACGAGGCCGCCGTGCGCAGGGTCGAGAGCTGTGTCGCGCTCAGCGATGTGGTCAAGGCCAGCGACGAGGACCTGGAATGGCTGTACCCGGGCCAGGCCCCGGAGCGGGTCGCCGAGCGGTGGCTCGCCACCGGCCCGGCCCTCGTGCTGGTCACCCGGGGCGGCGACGGGGCCCTGGCGGTGCTGCCCGACGGCCGGGTGCCGGTCGGCGCACCGCCCGTCGACATCGTGGACACGGTGGGGGCCGGGGACGCGTTCATGTCGGGCACTCTGCACGCGCTCGACGCGCACGGGCTGCTCGGTGCGGACGGGCGGGAGCGGCTCCGTTCGGTGGACCGGGCCACGGTCACCGACGTCCTGCGCCATGCGGCGGCCTCGGCGGCCGTGACCGTCGCGAGGGCCGGCGCCAACCCGCCCGACGCGGCGGAACTCGCCTCGGCGCTCGGCGGGACCGGCCGCTGA
- a CDS encoding OPT/YSL family transporter, which translates to MSHDADSAASPGTTTRVERLAASPRRHPRALAPGNLILTVVLSLFGAVVGMQLLATLGITPSTSLVGALAAMTLARVPLAVFRGYRSVHAQNLAQTSISSATFGAANSLFLPIGIPFLFGLPDMVLPMLIGVAAAMLVDAWLLYRLFDTPAFPADNPWPPGIAAAEAIKAGDGGGRRAKVLGAGLLAGALGSALSLPMSAFGVALIGGLGAMIAFGVGLLTSSYADSLTGVDLNSVYLPHGMMIGAGVVALFQVGRVVLDGRTGKAATTTATGPDPGRRPGRSLGIGGGAYLVIALLLTLGTGIATHMSPGMLIGFIVYATAAAFVHELLVGIAAMHAGWFPAFAVALITVLLGILIGFPPEALVVLAGFTAATGPAFADMGYDLKTGHLLRDGDGPAFDLEGRRQQLIAAMIGFGVAVVVVLVSYRMFFDNGKVPPIDAAYVAAIKAGPSMATARDLALWAIPGALVQFLGGPRRQLGILLATGLLITTPMAGWMVAAGLVCRLLAPRVLGPRVREDLEVFAGGAIAGDALYSFGHGAFDALRK; encoded by the coding sequence ATGAGCCACGACGCCGACAGCGCCGCGTCGCCCGGGACGACGACCCGCGTCGAACGGCTCGCGGCCTCCCCGCGACGCCATCCGCGCGCCCTCGCACCGGGCAATCTGATCCTCACCGTGGTGCTCAGCCTCTTCGGCGCCGTCGTCGGCATGCAGCTGCTCGCCACGCTGGGCATCACGCCCAGCACCTCACTGGTCGGGGCGCTCGCCGCGATGACGCTGGCCCGCGTCCCGTTGGCCGTCTTCCGGGGCTACCGCTCGGTGCACGCCCAGAACCTCGCCCAGACCAGCATCTCCTCGGCGACGTTCGGCGCCGCGAACAGCCTGTTCCTGCCGATCGGCATCCCGTTCCTGTTCGGGCTGCCCGACATGGTGCTGCCCATGCTGATCGGGGTGGCCGCCGCGATGCTGGTGGACGCCTGGCTGCTGTACCGCCTCTTCGACACCCCCGCCTTCCCCGCGGACAACCCGTGGCCGCCCGGCATCGCCGCGGCCGAGGCCATCAAGGCGGGCGACGGGGGCGGCCGCCGTGCCAAGGTGCTCGGGGCCGGTCTGCTGGCCGGGGCGCTCGGATCCGCCCTCTCGCTGCCGATGTCGGCCTTCGGCGTCGCCCTGATCGGCGGACTCGGCGCGATGATCGCGTTCGGCGTGGGCCTGCTGACCAGCTCGTATGCGGACAGCCTGACCGGCGTCGACCTCAACTCGGTCTACCTGCCGCACGGCATGATGATCGGCGCCGGTGTGGTCGCCCTCTTCCAGGTGGGGCGTGTCGTCCTCGACGGCCGTACCGGGAAGGCGGCCACGACGACCGCCACCGGCCCGGACCCCGGCCGCCGCCCCGGCCGTTCACTGGGCATCGGCGGCGGCGCCTACCTCGTCATCGCCCTGCTGCTGACCCTGGGCACCGGCATCGCCACCCACATGAGCCCCGGCATGCTGATCGGGTTCATCGTGTACGCGACCGCGGCCGCCTTCGTCCACGAGCTGCTGGTCGGCATCGCCGCCATGCACGCGGGCTGGTTCCCGGCCTTCGCCGTCGCCCTGATCACCGTCCTGCTCGGCATCCTCATCGGATTCCCGCCGGAGGCTCTCGTGGTCCTGGCCGGCTTCACCGCCGCCACCGGACCGGCCTTCGCCGACATGGGCTACGACCTCAAGACCGGACACCTGCTGCGCGACGGCGACGGTCCCGCCTTCGACCTGGAGGGCCGCCGCCAGCAGCTGATCGCGGCCATGATCGGCTTCGGTGTGGCGGTGGTCGTGGTCCTTGTCTCGTACCGGATGTTCTTCGACAACGGGAAGGTGCCGCCCATCGACGCGGCCTACGTCGCCGCGATCAAGGCCGGCCCCTCCATGGCGACCGCCCGCGATCTCGCCCTGTGGGCGATTCCCGGCGCCCTGGTGCAGTTCCTGGGCGGACCGCGCCGCCAGCTCGGCATCCTGCTGGCCACCGGTCTGCTGATCACCACGCCCATGGCGGGCTGGATGGTCGCGGCCGGCCTGGTCTGCCGGCTGCTGGCGCCGCGGGTGCTCGGCCCGCGCGTGAGAGAAGACCTGGAGGTCTTCGCCGGCGGCGCCATCGCCGGAGACGCCCTCTACTCCTTCGGCCACGGCGCGTTCGACGCCCTGCGCAAGTAG
- a CDS encoding sigma-70 family RNA polymerase sigma factor: MTENRSRTRPDTDPMTQQFPDLSFTAFHQMNRPRYVHYAETFLHNRHDAEEAIDSAFEQLLRTWDKVLLVENPAGYAWTVMRNKVNDHSRARRRRPPLLDEEAFNTVALRDAVDPYGQITESLALMRAMRQLTERQLDVMVMTCLHGLNAPEVADVLGITSATVRSTVRHATRRLRDILGPDRAMEGRR; the protein is encoded by the coding sequence GTGACCGAAAACCGAAGCCGCACCCGTCCGGACACCGATCCGATGACGCAGCAGTTCCCCGACCTCTCCTTCACCGCCTTCCACCAGATGAACCGTCCGCGCTACGTTCACTACGCCGAGACCTTCCTGCACAACCGCCACGATGCCGAGGAAGCCATCGACAGCGCCTTCGAGCAGCTTCTGCGCACCTGGGACAAGGTCCTGCTCGTCGAGAACCCGGCCGGTTACGCGTGGACCGTCATGCGCAACAAGGTCAACGACCACAGCCGCGCCCGCAGGCGCCGGCCCCCGCTCCTGGACGAGGAGGCCTTCAACACCGTCGCCCTGCGCGACGCCGTCGACCCGTACGGACAGATCACCGAGTCCCTCGCCCTCATGAGGGCCATGCGGCAGCTCACCGAGCGGCAGCTCGACGTCATGGTGATGACCTGCCTCCACGGGCTGAACGCACCCGAAGTGGCCGACGTACTCGGCATCACCAGCGCCACCGTCCGCTCCACGGTCCGGCACGCCACGCGCCGGCTGCGGGACATCCTGGGACCGGACCGCGCCATGGAAGGGCGACGATGA